One part of the Candidatus Saccharimonadales bacterium genome encodes these proteins:
- a CDS encoding glutaredoxin family protein, with product MKKITVYTTNSCAYCEMVKRFLNGKGVDFNVVNLDEEPSEVRQKVIEMSGAMTVPVIVVEKELETGETEVMDITVGWNPGKLASAVA from the coding sequence ATGAAAAAAATAACAGTATACACAACAAACTCTTGCGCGTACTGCGAAATGGTAAAGCGTTTTTTAAACGGCAAAGGTGTTGATTTTAATGTCGTCAACTTGGATGAGGAGCCGAGTGAGGTTCGTCAAAAAGTGATTGAAATGAGCGGCGCAATGACTGTGCCTGTGATTGTAGTAGAAAAAGAACTCGAAACCGGCGAAACCGAAGTTATGGATATAACTGTGGGCTGGAATCCTGGCAAATTAGCTTCGGCGGTGGCTTAG
- a CDS encoding peptide-methionine (S)-S-oxide reductase — MINNMVVSLGNFWEAEDFFIKVPGVTHTEVGYCGGTTSKPIYHNKGDYNDAVKLEFDPRVISQEELLSLVCEFAISYGLENPTVYFIDDKEFELFKNWQREMGHAYPESLELTFEPLNSYHVAENYHQKHLAKLRGESLEPVI; from the coding sequence ATGATTAACAACATGGTAGTTTCGTTGGGCAACTTTTGGGAAGCAGAAGACTTCTTTATAAAAGTACCCGGAGTAACTCACACAGAAGTCGGATATTGCGGTGGAACAACGTCCAAGCCCATTTATCATAATAAGGGCGACTATAACGATGCGGTTAAGCTCGAGTTTGACCCGCGTGTAATTAGCCAAGAAGAGTTACTTAGTTTAGTCTGTGAGTTTGCAATTAGTTACGGTTTAGAAAACCCAACGGTTTATTTTATTGATGACAAAGAGTTTGAGCTTTTTAAAAACTGGCAGCGCGAAATGGGTCACGCCTACCCGGAGTCACTAGAGCTAACCTTTGAGCCGCTAAATAGTTATCATGTTGCCGAAAATTACCATCAAAAACATTTAGCAAAATTACGTGGTGAGTCTCTGGAGCCCGTGATTTAA
- a CDS encoding LssY C-terminal domain-containing protein, whose product MILLLKRLLVLVLGIFLAWLTVFTVFPLLDNWMPLAIAILITYCLVAYFGLPALHRFSQILYKPTHVPTRTHSSDGWALDPVNLVVLAQNENAFVSAMTKAGWAQADPLNLQSSLKMIRAVVFKKSYPTAPFSNTYAFGRKQNLCFQIEIDGNPSKRHHVRFWRLGTTILEDEHEHHGFWHSLISRFNGNKQQIWIGAASLETGVNINRYNLQIVHKQEGNTDVERDFLVGTLKDAKVLEDSIGIKASKPLHTRYQGFREKIIADGYVTLCQIKSTKKRP is encoded by the coding sequence ATGATCTTGCTACTTAAGCGGCTTTTAGTTCTTGTACTCGGTATTTTTTTAGCTTGGCTCACGGTTTTTACAGTTTTTCCACTCCTAGACAACTGGATGCCGCTAGCAATCGCGATTTTAATTACATATTGCTTGGTCGCATATTTTGGTTTACCAGCGCTTCACCGGTTTTCACAAATTCTTTATAAACCAACTCACGTCCCTACCAGGACTCATTCTTCTGATGGCTGGGCACTTGATCCCGTGAACCTTGTTGTGCTCGCACAAAACGAAAATGCCTTTGTTTCGGCTATGACTAAAGCTGGCTGGGCACAGGCCGATCCTCTTAATTTACAAAGCTCGCTTAAAATGATCAGAGCAGTTGTTTTTAAAAAATCCTACCCCACTGCACCGTTCTCTAATACTTACGCGTTCGGTCGTAAGCAAAATTTATGCTTTCAAATAGAAATCGACGGCAATCCAAGCAAGCGGCACCATGTTAGGTTTTGGAGGTTGGGTACCACGATCCTAGAGGACGAGCACGAGCACCATGGTTTTTGGCATAGTTTAATAAGCCGTTTTAATGGTAATAAACAGCAAATTTGGATTGGCGCGGCGAGCCTTGAAACAGGCGTGAATATAAATCGTTACAATTTACAAATTGTTCATAAGCAAGAAGGCAACACTGATGTAGAACGTGATTTCTTGGTAGGTACTCTAAAGGATGCGAAGGTACTTGAAGATTCTATTGGAATCAAAGCTAGCAAGCCACTGCATACTCGCTATCAAGGTTTCCGCGAGAAGATAATTGCCGACGGTTACGTGACCTTGTGTCAAATTAAAAGTACAAAAAAACGCCCGTAA
- a CDS encoding YbhB/YbcL family Raf kinase inhibitor-like protein, translating to MQINSSKFNNTQQIPSIYTCKGQNINPPLTFLNVPPQAKSLALIVNDPDSPSGNFIHWVIWNIPTDSTILEGSTPKNATQGRNDFGNVGYGGPCPRNGTHRYVFNLFALDSNISLTSDAGEPELKKAIENHILDSSTLTGMFSA from the coding sequence ATGCAAATAAATAGTTCAAAATTTAACAACACTCAACAAATTCCATCGATTTACACCTGCAAAGGCCAAAATATTAACCCGCCACTTACCTTTTTAAACGTTCCACCACAGGCTAAAAGCTTGGCGCTGATTGTTAACGATCCCGACTCACCAAGTGGCAATTTTATACACTGGGTCATCTGGAACATCCCAACTGATTCTACGATCTTAGAAGGCAGTACTCCTAAGAATGCAACTCAAGGAAGAAATGACTTTGGAAATGTGGGTTATGGTGGACCCTGCCCGCGCAACGGCACCCATCGCTATGTCTTTAATTTGTTCGCGCTTGATTCTAACATTTCCCTTACAAGCGATGCCGGCGAGCCAGAACTAAAGAAGGCTATCGAGAATCATATTTTAGATAGTTCGACGCTGACAGGAATGTTTTCAGCCTAA
- a CDS encoding FKBP-type peptidyl-prolyl cis-trans isomerase: MESSTKKWQRVVIWIIAVVLTVGTLGFYFIIILQNNNQASQTAQLQEALASQAEQEQQVDPTALIVDGDVSELKIEDLVVGDGTEVKAGDYVKVNYKGTLASNGVKFDSSYDRGEPIEFSLDGVIEGWQQGMPGMKVGGKRRLIIPSELAYGATAIPGIPANSDLVFEIELLEVKPAQ; this comes from the coding sequence ATGGAATCTAGTACTAAAAAATGGCAACGAGTGGTAATCTGGATAATCGCAGTCGTTTTAACTGTAGGAACCTTGGGTTTTTACTTTATTATAATTTTGCAAAATAATAACCAGGCTAGTCAAACTGCGCAGCTACAAGAGGCGCTAGCGAGTCAAGCAGAACAGGAGCAGCAAGTGGACCCTACAGCATTAATCGTAGACGGTGATGTGTCGGAGCTTAAAATTGAAGACCTAGTGGTAGGTGATGGAACCGAAGTTAAAGCCGGTGATTACGTTAAGGTTAATTACAAAGGTACTCTCGCAAGTAATGGCGTTAAATTCGATAGTAGCTATGATCGCGGTGAACCAATCGAATTTAGCTTGGACGGTGTTATTGAAGGTTGGCAGCAGGGCATGCCGGGTATGAAAGTCGGTGGGAAGCGCCGTTTAATCATTCCATCGGAGCTTGCGTACGGAGCGACTGCTATTCCTGGGATTCCAGCAAACTCTGATTTAGTATTTGAAATCGAACTTTTAGAAGTTAAACCAGCACAGTAA
- a CDS encoding MarR family transcriptional regulator — protein MKFTDIPTYRAAVAQSRAQRALKIKVSELLKTHGITMMQWSIIGLVFEAGDTGMRISDLAKELNTSMAFITTIVNILEAKSVVQKTSHERDSRAKVVRLSDSFKPKVKEIESQMHSQLDAWLNTRADKTEIGTYFAVLTRLAENKA, from the coding sequence ATGAAATTTACAGACATCCCTACATATCGTGCTGCTGTTGCACAATCTCGCGCACAACGTGCACTTAAAATTAAAGTTTCGGAACTTTTAAAGACCCACGGCATTACAATGATGCAATGGTCGATTATTGGTTTGGTTTTTGAAGCAGGTGATACGGGTATGCGTATTTCTGACTTGGCAAAAGAATTAAATACTTCTATGGCTTTCATTACTACTATCGTAAATATTCTTGAAGCTAAGTCGGTAGTTCAAAAAACTAGCCACGAGCGCGACAGCCGTGCTAAAGTTGTGCGCTTGAGCGACAGCTTTAAACCAAAGGTTAAAGAGATCGAGAGTCAAATGCACTCTCAACTTGACGCTTGGCTAAATACCCGAGCCGACAAAACTGAAATCGGCACATATTTCGCGGTTCTTACACGCCTAGCCGAAAACAAAGCCTAA
- a CDS encoding NAD(P)H-dependent oxidoreductase has protein sequence MKIAVISGSSRPKSQSLKIANWVVEKLRDLDTEPILIDLHEHVLPTEINLLDLKNEPTGLKAWSPVQEILQDSLGFVVVSPEWNGMAPPALMNMFEYASVSSKPLAHKPGQIITVSNTDGGSYPAAQLRVHGGKNNHSFYNPEIVIIRNCEKVFNSESPEVGNSADEYLQARVEHSLRIFLEYVKAMQSLRENSKVDLLKYPNGM, from the coding sequence ATGAAAATCGCAGTTATAAGTGGGAGCTCACGGCCAAAAAGTCAGAGTTTAAAAATTGCCAATTGGGTGGTTGAAAAACTTAGAGATCTAGACACGGAGCCTATCTTGATTGACCTGCATGAGCATGTTCTGCCCACCGAAATCAACTTGCTCGATTTAAAGAACGAGCCAACCGGACTAAAAGCCTGGAGCCCTGTGCAAGAAATTTTACAAGATAGCCTTGGGTTTGTTGTAGTTTCGCCAGAATGGAATGGTATGGCTCCTCCGGCGCTTATGAACATGTTCGAATATGCCTCAGTGAGTTCTAAGCCACTTGCGCACAAGCCGGGGCAAATTATAACCGTATCGAACACGGACGGCGGAAGTTATCCTGCGGCGCAGCTGCGTGTGCATGGAGGTAAGAACAACCACTCTTTTTACAACCCAGAAATTGTAATTATTCGTAACTGCGAAAAAGTTTTTAACAGCGAATCACCGGAAGTTGGCAACAGTGCTGACGAATATTTACAGGCACGGGTCGAACACAGCTTACGAATTTTTTTAGAATACGTGAAAGCTATGCAGAGTTTACGCGAAAACTCTAAAGTTGATCTGTTGAAATATCCGAATGGGATGTGA
- a CDS encoding phenylalanine--tRNA ligase subunit alpha yields the protein MTDKITEVGKKLKKQFAELKDKRAILRASELKELYTQIKSVAPEHRREFGQKVNELKLELEAMVDGYESAAASADVEPLDVTAPSDINAPVPSLLGAENGSRHPLSVEREVIADIFARMGYEVLDSRQLDDDYHMFGALNFPEGHPARDDYDTFVTEEGLIAPAHTSAMQNRIYKGKQIPIRSVLIGRVFRNEDLDAKHEHTLNQIEGVYVDKNINVGHLLATFKTFLEAYYKTELEFRTQPSYFPFVEPGFEFTLSCPFCNKKGCATCGHEGWIELGGCGMIHPNVLREGGIDPEEYSGFAWGFGLDRIVMMKYAIEDVRHFQSGKLAFLRQFK from the coding sequence ATGACGGATAAAATTACAGAAGTTGGTAAAAAGCTCAAAAAGCAGTTTGCGGAGCTAAAAGACAAGCGCGCGATTTTACGTGCATCTGAGCTTAAAGAGCTCTATACTCAAATTAAGAGTGTGGCTCCAGAACATCGCCGCGAATTTGGCCAAAAAGTTAATGAGCTTAAATTGGAGCTAGAAGCCATGGTGGATGGTTACGAAAGCGCGGCCGCAAGCGCTGACGTTGAGCCGCTGGATGTAACTGCTCCAAGCGACATTAATGCACCCGTCCCGAGTTTGTTGGGTGCAGAAAACGGAAGTCGTCACCCGTTAAGCGTTGAGCGCGAAGTTATTGCTGACATTTTTGCCCGAATGGGTTACGAAGTTTTGGATTCTCGTCAGCTTGATGATGATTATCATATGTTTGGTGCTCTAAACTTTCCAGAGGGCCATCCAGCGCGTGATGATTACGACACATTTGTAACCGAAGAAGGCCTAATTGCGCCGGCTCACACCAGCGCAATGCAGAACCGAATTTACAAAGGCAAGCAAATTCCAATTCGCAGTGTGCTTATTGGCCGAGTTTTTCGCAACGAAGATCTTGACGCAAAACATGAACACACTCTAAATCAGATTGAGGGCGTTTATGTTGATAAAAATATAAACGTCGGCCACTTACTAGCAACATTTAAAACCTTCCTCGAGGCATATTATAAAACTGAGCTTGAATTTCGCACTCAGCCGTCTTACTTTCCGTTTGTTGAACCTGGCTTTGAATTTACGTTAAGCTGCCCGTTTTGCAACAAAAAGGGCTGCGCTACATGTGGCCACGAAGGTTGGATCGAACTTGGCGGCTGCGGCATGATTCACCCTAATGTTTTGCGCGAAGGCGGTATCGACCCAGAGGAATACAGTGGTTTTGCGTGGGGCTTCGGCCTAGATCGAATCGTAATGATGAAGTACGCAATCGAAGACGTAAGGCATTTCCAAAGCGGCAAATTAGCATTTTTAAGGCAATTTAAATAA
- the pheT gene encoding phenylalanine--tRNA ligase subunit beta: MKTSIQLMKLLSDDTQWKLAPEDLVVKIGSQLGEVKEVIDLRAKYDGIKVAQIVEVTPHPDADKLNIYQILAGGSQKIQVVSGDTSLSVGDKVAWLAPGATVPSTYGTEQAFVLSVRPLRGHMSHGMFGSGKELDFNDDAASVLKLDTKAEPGTAFAEAYNLDDVIIDIENKMFTHRPDCFGNLGVAREIAGIQGIAFESPDWYSADAKVRPAEHETVKIEVENNIPDLVSRYAAVALEVEIAPSPLWLQSYLRRLGIRPINNVVDITNYVMICTAQPLHAFDFNKVSGSKDKAKIVIRHPKKDEELILLDGKKVRPSEKSMLICNDVEPIALGGMMGGANSDISNNTKRIILESATFDMYQIRRSSMQMGIFTDAVTRFSKGQSPEQCLVVLAKAVEILIKFAGAKVISKVADEYPKKHTNKPIIVSSEFINSRLGSDFTADQIATTLRNVELIVEQSGDELVVTAPFWRRDIEIKEDIVEEVGRLIGYDKLPQSLPQRATSTADVAAIDLLKSKIRNILAGAGANELQTYSFVPAKLMQAVGQQSEHAFSIRNAISPDLQKYRLSITPGLLDKIHPNIKAGFNEFGLFEMNRVHIKGDDDCDGLPREYQTLAFAYAAKKPGQGAPYYVALKHLDYLLKNLNISYKIMPAATQPQWEIGRQVFAPFEPKRSGFIIVNDEFAGFIGEYKIATRKNLKLPDYCAGFEIDVERLLKHQKTSVYKKLLRFPSVEQDICFKVESKTTYGELLDLFTQALTVDAQLHVDVEFLDIYQREQEKSHKQITFRVNLQHPEKTLTNDEVSDLINNAIESVRSKIPAERV; this comes from the coding sequence ATGAAAACATCTATTCAATTAATGAAGCTTTTGAGTGACGATACTCAGTGGAAGCTGGCGCCAGAGGACTTGGTTGTAAAAATCGGTAGTCAACTTGGCGAAGTTAAAGAAGTAATCGACTTACGTGCAAAATACGATGGCATTAAAGTTGCTCAAATCGTAGAGGTTACTCCGCACCCCGATGCAGATAAACTAAACATCTATCAAATTTTGGCGGGCGGCAGTCAAAAGATCCAAGTCGTCTCAGGTGATACCAGTTTGAGTGTTGGCGACAAAGTGGCTTGGTTAGCCCCTGGCGCGACAGTCCCTAGTACTTATGGAACAGAACAGGCATTTGTTTTGAGCGTGAGACCTTTGCGAGGGCATATGAGTCATGGAATGTTTGGATCGGGCAAAGAACTTGATTTTAACGACGATGCGGCGTCGGTTTTAAAACTAGACACCAAGGCGGAGCCGGGCACGGCATTTGCTGAGGCCTATAATTTAGATGATGTGATTATTGACATAGAGAACAAGATGTTCACTCATCGCCCCGACTGCTTTGGTAACTTGGGTGTTGCGCGCGAAATCGCTGGTATCCAGGGTATAGCTTTTGAAAGTCCAGATTGGTACAGTGCTGATGCCAAAGTTCGCCCAGCCGAGCATGAAACTGTAAAAATCGAAGTCGAAAACAACATCCCAGATTTAGTTAGTCGCTATGCCGCGGTTGCACTTGAGGTAGAGATTGCGCCGAGTCCGCTTTGGCTGCAAAGCTATTTGCGCAGACTTGGTATTCGGCCAATCAACAACGTGGTCGACATTACAAACTACGTAATGATTTGCACTGCCCAACCTTTACATGCGTTTGACTTTAACAAAGTAAGCGGCAGTAAAGATAAGGCTAAGATCGTTATTAGACATCCAAAAAAAGATGAAGAGCTGATCCTGTTAGATGGAAAAAAAGTTCGGCCAAGCGAAAAGTCTATGTTGATTTGTAACGATGTGGAACCGATTGCGTTAGGCGGGATGATGGGTGGCGCAAATTCTGATATTAGTAATAATACCAAGCGAATTATTCTAGAAAGCGCGACTTTTGACATGTATCAAATCCGCCGATCAAGCATGCAAATGGGTATATTTACAGATGCTGTGACGCGTTTTAGTAAGGGTCAATCGCCCGAACAATGCCTGGTTGTTTTGGCAAAAGCTGTTGAAATTCTTATTAAATTTGCCGGCGCAAAGGTGATTAGTAAAGTTGCTGATGAGTATCCTAAGAAACATACAAACAAACCAATTATTGTCTCGAGTGAGTTTATAAACAGTCGGTTGGGCAGTGATTTTACCGCTGATCAAATTGCTACAACCTTGCGCAATGTCGAGCTAATTGTCGAGCAAAGTGGCGATGAACTTGTTGTTACTGCTCCATTCTGGCGCCGCGACATTGAAATAAAAGAAGATATCGTAGAAGAAGTTGGTCGCCTAATCGGTTACGATAAGTTACCGCAAAGTTTGCCACAGCGCGCAACGTCAACTGCCGATGTAGCTGCAATCGATCTACTAAAGTCTAAAATTCGTAACATTTTAGCTGGCGCCGGTGCTAACGAACTGCAAACTTACAGCTTTGTGCCTGCAAAATTAATGCAAGCTGTAGGTCAGCAGAGCGAGCACGCGTTTTCAATCCGCAATGCAATTAGTCCAGATCTGCAAAAGTACCGCCTAAGCATTACCCCTGGATTGTTAGATAAAATTCATCCTAATATTAAGGCCGGATTTAATGAGTTCGGTTTATTCGAAATGAACCGGGTGCATATTAAGGGTGATGATGATTGTGACGGCTTACCACGCGAGTATCAGACTTTAGCTTTTGCGTACGCCGCTAAAAAACCTGGCCAAGGCGCACCGTACTATGTTGCTTTAAAACATCTAGACTATTTATTAAAAAACCTAAACATTAGTTACAAAATTATGCCGGCCGCAACTCAGCCACAGTGGGAAATCGGCCGTCAGGTTTTCGCTCCGTTCGAGCCTAAGCGTAGCGGTTTCATTATTGTAAACGATGAATTTGCCGGGTTTATTGGCGAGTACAAAATTGCCACGCGCAAAAATTTAAAATTGCCAGATTATTGTGCCGGTTTCGAGATTGATGTTGAGCGCCTACTTAAGCACCAAAAAACCAGTGTCTATAAAAAATTACTTCGATTCCCATCCGTTGAACAAGACATCTGTTTTAAGGTTGAATCTAAGACAACTTACGGTGAGCTGCTTGATCTATTTACGCAAGCCCTCACCGTGGATGCGCAGTTACATGTAGATGTAGAGTTTTTGGACATTTACCAACGCGAGCAGGAGAAATCACATAAACAGATTACATTTAGGGTAAATCTTCAGCACCCAGAAAAAACTTTAACAAACGATGAAGTTAGTGATTTAATAAATAACGCAATCGAATCTGTTCGTTCAAAAATTCCGGCAGAGCGAGTTTAG
- a CDS encoding phosphatase PAP2 family protein: MIIKIMDIFITFIADWLVFPVVLIGGIALLMIKPTDRRYQMIGKGVMAGLLALLFAKIGSLFYQGERPFLSAGEVPKAAYLNNPGFPSDHTLFVFAITFIVWATTKNKPLSIALLIMSSLVALGRILALVHTPIDVAGGITFAFLAVWAVFGNSFFSTKK, from the coding sequence ATGATTATAAAGATTATGGATATTTTTATTACTTTTATCGCAGATTGGTTAGTTTTCCCTGTTGTTCTAATTGGGGGCATTGCATTACTAATGATTAAACCCACGGATCGTCGATATCAGATGATTGGCAAGGGCGTGATGGCAGGGCTTTTGGCGTTGTTGTTTGCTAAGATCGGTAGCTTGTTTTATCAGGGTGAGAGGCCTTTTTTGTCGGCGGGTGAGGTGCCGAAAGCTGCGTACTTGAACAATCCAGGTTTCCCGTCTGATCACACGCTTTTTGTTTTTGCTATAACCTTTATTGTCTGGGCGACCACCAAGAATAAACCATTATCCATCGCATTGCTTATCATGAGTAGCTTAGTTGCGTTAGGCCGAATTTTAGCTTTGGTTCACACTCCTATTGATGTTGCCGGCGGAATAACTTTTGCATTTTTGGCAGTTTGGGCTGTTTTTGGCAATAGCTTTTTCAGCACCAAAAAATGA
- a CDS encoding DNA recombination protein RmuC: protein MTIVLVILLIGVLFALAFIIYLLTQRKNDTGATLIKQDLLALNQGISNLKDGLQSHLTDRLDKNQAMLSKQFSESTKIIADVTERLTKLDETNKRVIDVADELKLLQNVLQNPKQRGVLGEYYLQTVLSNVLPPDRFNLQHKFADGEIVDAVIYLDKNKILPIDSKFSLENYNRLLDEADKQSREKYAKLVRADLKNRIDETSKYIRESEGTMDFAFMFVPSEAVYYDLLINKVGSVNANTRDLIEYAFRDKRVIIVSPTSFMAYLQTVLQGLRSLQIEEQAKEIQVRVGQLRQHLESYDTYMGKLGNSLKTTVNHFNTAHNELKKVDKDIVKITNKAQIIEPVTVDRPQLDE, encoded by the coding sequence ATGACGATAGTTTTAGTAATTTTGCTTATTGGAGTTTTGTTCGCTTTAGCATTCATTATCTACCTGTTAACTCAGCGCAAAAACGACACTGGCGCCACATTAATTAAGCAGGATCTGTTGGCATTAAACCAGGGGATTTCTAATTTAAAGGACGGACTACAAAGCCATCTAACTGATAGACTCGATAAAAACCAGGCTATGTTGAGTAAGCAGTTTAGTGAAAGCACAAAAATAATCGCCGATGTTACAGAGCGCTTAACAAAGTTAGATGAGACTAATAAACGTGTGATTGATGTTGCCGACGAACTTAAACTTTTGCAAAATGTTTTACAAAACCCTAAGCAGCGAGGAGTTTTGGGTGAGTATTATTTACAAACGGTTCTAAGCAATGTTTTACCGCCCGATAGATTTAACTTGCAGCACAAGTTTGCAGACGGTGAAATTGTTGATGCCGTGATATATTTGGATAAAAATAAAATTCTACCCATAGATTCTAAATTTAGTCTAGAGAACTATAACCGATTACTGGACGAAGCAGATAAACAAAGTCGCGAAAAATACGCGAAACTGGTTCGAGCTGATCTTAAAAATAGAATTGATGAAACCAGTAAGTATATTCGTGAATCCGAAGGTACTATGGATTTTGCTTTTATGTTTGTACCGAGCGAAGCAGTCTATTATGATCTCCTTATCAACAAGGTCGGCTCGGTTAATGCGAATACGCGTGATCTAATTGAATATGCTTTTCGCGACAAACGCGTAATTATAGTATCTCCGACATCGTTTATGGCATATTTGCAAACAGTTTTGCAGGGTTTGCGTAGTTTGCAGATCGAAGAGCAGGCCAAAGAAATACAGGTGCGTGTTGGGCAATTGCGTCAACACTTGGAATCCTACGACACGTATATGGGCAAGCTCGGTAATAGCTTAAAGACAACAGTCAATCACTTTAATACCGCTCACAACGAGCTTAAAAAAGTAGATAAGGACATAGTTAAAATTACAAACAAGGCTCAAATAATAGAGCCGGTCACGGTTGACCGGCCCCAGTTAGATGAGTAG
- a CDS encoding aquaporin, with product MAVKVAKTDFKKILNSEDIRLGAMFAELIGTFVLTCTILVTSTDGTVNTLIAVLAYLIMWLVISQLSGSHMNPAVTLGLLSVKQITPVKAMGYIIAQVIGAILALIIVMQFLAANPLAAGVTPFEITGLTDQSWLPVLSQFMGALVFGFGIGSVFLGKKQGFDAAFTAGGSFLIGLLIASIGSAAILNPAVAIGVNAFTNNWSTLVYAVAPLIGIAIGIWGYKALLWEVTSTKAKN from the coding sequence ATGGCCGTAAAAGTTGCTAAAACCGACTTTAAAAAAATATTAAATAGCGAAGACATTCGGCTGGGGGCGATGTTCGCCGAGTTAATTGGAACATTTGTTCTAACCTGCACAATTTTGGTCACTTCTACCGATGGAACCGTTAACACTTTAATTGCAGTTCTAGCTTACCTGATTATGTGGTTGGTAATCAGCCAACTTTCAGGATCTCACATGAATCCGGCTGTAACTTTAGGATTACTAAGCGTTAAGCAAATAACACCCGTTAAAGCCATGGGTTACATAATTGCTCAGGTGATTGGTGCAATTTTAGCGCTAATTATCGTCATGCAATTTTTGGCAGCAAATCCGCTTGCAGCAGGTGTGACACCCTTCGAAATCACCGGACTAACAGACCAGTCTTGGCTGCCAGTTCTGTCGCAATTCATGGGTGCACTAGTGTTTGGGTTTGGAATCGGTAGCGTTTTCTTGGGTAAAAAACAAGGCTTTGACGCCGCCTTTACTGCAGGAGGATCTTTCTTAATAGGATTGTTGATTGCCTCAATTGGTTCGGCAGCTATACTAAATCCGGCCGTTGCGATCGGGGTTAACGCATTCACCAACAACTGGTCAACGCTTGTTTACGCAGTCGCTCCGCTCATTGGAATTGCGATCGGAATCTGGGGCTACAAAGCCTTACTTTGGGAAGTAACATCTACAAAAGCTAAAAATTAA